The genomic stretch ttatctctatgtctcttctcttgttaattacatttttcatgttacacttgtcgccctacatattcagtacatatttcgtactgacgcatttttatgcgctgtgttcatgcccacaggttcgaATAGACAGAGTGGCGTGCCTCCTCAGTAGGACCCCCAGGATCAGCATTGGGTTTTgcactccacttcttcggagttgctgactttgagtccataggtactattacagatgtatatgtgtggttttgggcatgtcgggggctttgtcccgccgtgttgagattgtcttacactcttagaggcttgcagactagtggtcattgtatatatatatatttttcgtatCGCCCTATCGGCTTTCTGGATAGCTGTTATACTGTTGTTACAGCCTTGTTGgcctagtttatatatatatatatatatatatatatatatatatatatatatatatatatatatatatatatatatatatatatatatatatatcgtgttgggctcttctgcctgcaggttattatatttcggatcatatctcatggttggttcgctcgggccttcgggcatcgggtgccagccacacctcccaaggttggggtgtgacaaacttggtatcagagcaggtcagtcctagggagtctacaagtcttgtctagtagagttttgtttatggtgtgttgtgcaccacacttataaacatgagGCTATTGGGCATTTAGGATTATTACTTTCTTCTTGATCTAGATCGTGCAATAGAGCCTAATCATAAGTGTTCATTCCTAATTCTCTTTTTGTTTACCTTCTCAGTGATGCCTAACACTAGGAGACGACAAGTGGCTATGAAATTTATTCAGAGGTTGGATGAGGAGGCGGGAGAGGGCACAAGTCAGGTGCCACCTGCTAATGTAGATCAACATAAGCCACAGAATGAGGCTGATTCTCAGGCTTCCGGGGCAGTACCCTCACCACCCCCGGAAGGGCGTAGAGGAGCTAACATACCTCCAGTCCCTCTCCCAGTTGTTCCTGATCAGGACCTAGACATGCAAAGTGCTGTACAATTGCTGCTCGAATAGTGGCCTCCCAGGCCCAACACCAGACCTTCGGTATTGCTGATAGGTTTGTGAGTGTAAGAGTTCGAGACTTTATCAACTTGGATCCTCCAGTATTTACAGGGGTTGATCCTAATGCTGACCCACATGATTTTCTGGATCTTATGCAACGGACCTTACAAATTATACATGCCACGAATGTTGAGTCAGTGGAGTTTACTTCTTATAGACTACGTGATGTTGTTGTGACATGGTATGAGACTTGGAAGCAAACTCGGGGGCCTAATGTGCCACCAGTGACATGGAAGGAGTTCTCTGAGGCATTTTTACAGCAATATTTGCCAATCGAGCTTCGAAGAGCCCGACGAGATAGGTTCTTACACTTAGAACAGGGTAATATGAGCGTTCGGGAATATAGCATGCAGTTCAACtctttggctaggtatgctcctacGATTGTTGCTGATATGAGTGATCGGGTACACCAGTTTGTTAGTGGTTTGGGGGCACacttgataaatgagtgcactacAGCTTCTCTAAACCAAGGAATGGATATTGCCCGTATTCAAGCATATGCACAGGGTCTAGAAGATCGCAAGAGGAAACAACGAGCCAATCGAGAGCATGATAGAGGGCAGCAGAAGAGGGCGCGGTTCGCAGGTAACATAGGAGAGTTTTGAGGTGGATTTAGGCCATAGTTTCCCCGGCGTCAGTCTTATCCGGCAGCCAGTGCACTGCCACAGTTTCAGGGACAGTGCCAGGATCGGACCacttattctggtccaggtcagagttcacgGACCCCATATCCACAGTTTAGAGGCGAGTTCAGTCAGATGAGGCCTCAGTTTCCTAGATGTGATCGATGTGGCTGAAATCATTTTGGACCATGTCGCCagggttctgatgcatgttataCATGTGGACAGCCAGGTCATATTATGAGACATTGTCCGATGACAGGTGGAGGGGGTATGGCCCAGCCGATGGCATCTGCagaggcttcttcttcttcgatacGTCCTCCTAGATAGAGTATGCAGACATCAGCTGGCAGGGGTAGGGGAAGATTTGGAGCTTCTGGTTCAGGAGGTCAGCAGAATCGCATATATGCTTTATCGAGTCGTCAGGATTTAGAGTCATCTCCGGACGTGGTTACAGGTATACTATCCGTCTTTTCTATCGATATGTATGCCTTGATAGATCGTGGTTCTACATTGTCGTATATCTCCCCCTTCGTTGCTAGTAAATGGGACAGAGAGCCTGAATTGTTGCAAAAGTCCTTTGAGGTATCTACGCCAATGGGTGAGTCTGTTGTAGTTAGACGGGTATATCGAAGTTGTGACGTGAAGATTCATGACCGCCATACGTTAGCTGATTTGCATGagctagaaatggttgattttgatatcattatgggtatggattggttggcttcttgttatgCCAATGTAGATTGCTGGACAAAGATTGTTCGTTTTAATTTTCCAAGTGAGCCTATTATTGAATGGAAAGGTGATGCTGCAGCGCCTAAGGgaaagtttatttcttaccttaaagcTCGAAGGATGATTTTGAAAGGGTACATCTATCATTTGGTACGAGTGCATGATATGGAGGTGAAATCTCCAACCCTTCAATCGGTTCCCGTCGTGAATGAATTTCCTGATGAACTTCCTGGTCTTCCTCCAGAAAAAGAAATCGACTTTGCTATTGATATGCTTCCAGatactcaaccaatatctattcctccatacagaatggctcctgccgagttaaaagaattgaaagcCCAGTTGAAGGATCTTTTGAATAAGGGCTTTATCAGGCCCAACACATCTccctggggtgcaccagtgttgtttgtttgTAAGAAGGATGGTTcgttaagaatgtgtattgaATATCGCCAGCTCAACAAAgtgactatcaagaacaagtaccctttacccagaattgatgatttgtttgatcagttgcaaggtgccaaatatttctcaaagattgaccttTGATCCGGCTATCACCAATTGCGAGTTAAGGAGAGAGATATTCCGAAAATGgctttccggactagatatggccattatgaatttcttgtgatgtctttctGTCTTACTAATGcgccaacaacttttatggatttaatgaatcgggttttcaagccatttctaaatatatttgtaattgttttcattgatgatattctggtatattctcaATCAGAAGCAGAACATGAGGATCATTTGCTTGTGGTGTTACagactttgaaaaatcagaaattatatgctaaattctccaaatgtgaattttggttgaattcagtggatttccttgggcatatcgttTCCGATAAAGGTATTAAGGTAGATGGTCAGAAAATTGAAGCAGTAcaaaactggcctagacctacaactCCTACGGAAGTTCGTAGTTTCTTGGGCTTAGCTGGTTATTATCGGAGATTTGTTGAGAACGTCTCTTCTATTGCTGCTCACATGACAAAATTGACACACAAAgccgttaagttccaatggtctgatGCATGTGAAAGGAGCTTTCATGAGTTGAAGAAACGCTTAACATCAACACCTGTTCTAGCACTTCCGGAAGGATCTGAAGgttttgtggtatattgtgatgcatccagGGTTGGATTGGGATGTGTTCTAATGCAGCATGgaaaagttattgcatatgcttcgaggcagttgcggAAGCACGAATACAATTATCCGACTCACGATATTGAGTTAGCAGCCGTTatatttgccttgaaaatatggcgtcattatctttatggtgttcATGTGGATATCTATACAGATCACAAAAGTTTACAATATATATTTAAGCAGAAAGACTTGAACTTGAGACAAAGAAGATGGCTTgaattgctgaaggactatgatgtggatattttgtaccatccgggcaaAGCGAATGTGGTAGCTGATGCATTGAGTCGCAAATCCATGGGCAACTTGAAGCATGTAGAAGCTGGGAAATTAGAAATGAATAAAGATATATATCAATTGGCTAACGTGAGTGTACGACTGCATGATATAGGTGACCAGGGTGTAGTAGTCCAAAATATTGCGGGGTCATCACTGGTAGCTGAGGTAGAAATGCGTCAATTTGAGGATCCggagttagtcaaaattaaaGAGAGTATCCCTTTTCAGAAGAAGCAGTTGTTCGAGCAATCTGATGATGGAATTCTAAAATATAAAGGCCGAtggtgtgtacctaatgttggggAGCTTCGTAAGCAAATTATGACAGAGATGCACCAGTCTCGGTACTCAGTTCATCCTGGTTCAaccaaaatgtatcatgatcttcgtCAGCTATACTGGTGGAACgacatgaagaaagatatagccaCATTTGTGGCTCAGTGTCCCAACTGCCAGCAGGTTAAAGCTGAACACC from Nicotiana sylvestris chromosome 12, ASM39365v2, whole genome shotgun sequence encodes the following:
- the LOC138882727 gene encoding uncharacterized protein, with the protein product MQTSAGRGRGRFGASGSGGQQNRIYALSSRQDLESSPDVVTGILSVFSIDMYALIDRGSTLSYISPFVASKWDREPELLQKSFEVSTPMGESVVVRRVYRSCDVKIHDRHTLADLHELEMVDFDIIMGMDWLASCYANVDCWTKIVRFNFPSEPIIEWKGDAAAPKGKFISYLKARRMILKGYIYHLVRVHDMEVKSPTLQSVPVVNEFPDELPGLPPEKEIDFAIDMLPDTQPISIPPYRMAPAELKELKAQLKDLLNKGFIRPNTSPWGAPVLFVCKKDGSLRMCIEYRQLNKVTIKNKYPLPRIDDLFDQLQGAKYFSKIDL